Proteins encoded by one window of Juglans regia cultivar Chandler chromosome 15, Walnut 2.0, whole genome shotgun sequence:
- the LOC108990389 gene encoding UPF0481 protein At3g47200-like yields MEIISSSHQGESSTSSNYQKPLREFTQEELDLMINKQVTKYSEEAKKLQEEADLGNTRCIYRVLPRLKEINGKSIYEPRMVSIGPYYYNLRNEKFKMAEDCKRKCFGSMLVKAANHDIQHYIYKCCLQRISELEVDIRKCYSAEFEVAGIEFLEMMVVDACFIIEIIDMFGPRKEVDSSESLAALAWMVPYFYRDFLLLENQIPFFVLQEVYMITRKMLDLRVSSSHLIYAALEFFKNGMKRLDLDIFDFTSMNVGETNQCSALHLLDLVRSSLMPFYYKRQRPEFPTETTFIHCVSKLRLAGIKVSPVKAHSFLEVKFKRAVIEMPNIAINDLMRCLLLNCVAFEQCHKRSKKYFTVYAIFLDCLVNTSEDIEYLRERNVIDNYLGDDSEAADFINRAGKDLVLNADKGFYLGKLFKDVDKHYQKRWMWKWASFERVYFDKPWLLLSAAGGILLVLATSFQAVMAFLTYKYKKC; encoded by the coding sequence ATGGAAATCATAAGCAGCTCTCACCAAGGAGAATCCAGTACTAGCTCCAATTACCAGAAGCCGTTACGGGAGTTCACGCAGGAGGAACTCGACTTAATGATCAACAAGCAGGTAACGAAATATTCCGAAGAAGCCAAAAAGTTACAAGAAGAAGCCGACCTTGGAAACACTAGGTGCATCTACAGGGTCCTCCCGAGGCTCaaggaaatcaatggcaagtCAATATACGAGCCCCGCATGGTCTCCATCGGGCCCTACTACTACAACCTCCGTAATGAAAAGTTCAAGATGGCCGAAGATTGCAAGAGGAAGTGCTTCGGCTCCATGCTGGTTAAGGCAGCAAATCATGACATTCAACATTATATCTACAAGTGCTGCTTGCAAAGAATAAGCGAACTTGAAGTGGACATCAGAAAGTGTTATTCTGCAGAGTTCGAAGTCGCCGGTATTGAATTTCTCGAAATGATGGTTGTTGATGCTTGTTTtataatagaaatcattgataTGTTTGGACCGAGGAAAGAAGTCGACTCCAGCGAATCTCTTGCAGCCTTGGCGTGGATGGTACCGTATTTCTACAGGGACTTTCTCCTGCTTGAGAATCAGATCCCCTTTTTCGTTCTGCAAGAGGTATATATGATTACCCGTAAAATGCTTGACCTTAGAGTTAGTAGTTCCCATCTGATATATGCTGCTTTGGAATTCTTTAAGAATGGAATGAAAAGACTCGATTTAGACATTTTCGATTTCACTTCAATGAACGTGGGGGAAACGAATCAGTGCTCGGCCTTGCATTTGCTGGACTTGGTTCGGAGTAGTTTAATGCCATTCTATTATAAGCGACAGCGACCAGAATTCCCTACAGAGACTACATTCATTCACTGCGTCTCGAAGCTCCGGCTAGCGGGGATTAAGGTCAGTCCAGTCAAAGCCCACAGCTTCCTAGAAGTGAAATTCAAGAGAGCTGTGATTGAGATGCCAAACATAGCCATCAACGACTTGATGAGATGTCTGTTGCTGAACTGTGTGGCATTCGAGCAGTGCCACAAGAGAAGCAAGAAGTACTTCACAGTTTACGCTATTTTTTTGGACTGCCTGGTGAACACCAGCGAGGACATTGAGTACCTTCGCGAGCGCAATGTCATTGACAATTACCTTGGGGACGACTCCGAGGCTGCGGACTTCATCAACCGTGCGGGCAAGGATTTGGTACTCAATGCTGATAAAGGCTTCTATTTGGGGAAATTGTTCAAGGATGTGGACAAGCATTATCAGAAACGGTGGATGTGGAAGTGGGCGAGCTTCGAGCGGGTGTATTTTGACAAGCCATGGTTGCTTCTGTCGGCAGCGGGTGGCATTTTGCTCGTACTGGCTACGTCATTCCAGGCCGTAATGGCCTTCTTAACTTACAAGTATAAAAAATGCTAG
- the LOC109003375 gene encoding probable E3 ubiquitin-protein ligase RHG1A isoform X1: MSNEWSLGEPSSSNSQNEVRCDERKAEFGWSSSGSACPAAGPRLEEWNCEPSNTNGNPLFAQSSNSNVHTQNLNLNTDPIGHGGDNSQAMGCPNIHKSIRSENRCIPPASSSDHHVLPSRPSGVLVTENDGGPGCSMEGRRVPCKRKALEANAGQSSVSGSSSYFHPSENSAWSAVPARFNLSSSLGVSATPEQVNPRFGLGTMEVASDFIPDLSSAGSFHRNTRLRINPSNQQESIAPTLISTDNAVRHSSISSSLLSPRLLPVGYSLDLRSTHASDRMTPQSQPVLVHVPTLPRNVQGYRWNGGPSLGAGNITSSMVSGDRDYVPHEEMGSRSMTRNLSEHPVFMPAIELRNLVRNPANRGSTSGNVSIPGNVASTSRPVPSSGVHPSYAPTLAPQHSPPQFQRRFSEYVRRSLMSSAGSESGGQRSNYSPLGSGPVPSQEIGFSSGPGNPGHAQSHPRSALWVERQGDGGLGIPYLLRTSAAASEGSSRLVSEQIRNVLGLMRRGESLRLEDVMILDQSVFLGVADIHDRYRDMRLDVDNMSYEELLALEERIGNVSTGLSEETILNRLRQRKCSIAVGSQLDAEPCCICQEEYNEGDDLGTLECGHNFHADCIKQWLMQKNLCPVCKTTALTK; the protein is encoded by the exons ATGTCGAATGAATGGAGCTTGGGTGAGCCTAGTTCTAGCAATTCCCAGAATGAGGTCAGGTGTGATGAGCGGAAAGCAGAATTTGGATGGTCATCTTCAGGAAGTGCTTGTCCTGCAGCTGGTCCGAGGTTGGAAGAATGGAACTGTGAACCATCTAATACAAATGGAAACCCTCTGTTTGCACAAAGTTCCAATTCTAATGTGCATACTCAGAATCTCAACTTAAACACAGATCCAATTGGTCATGGTGGTGATAATAGTCAAGCCATGGGATGCCCTAACATACACAAGTCTATCAGATCTGAAAATCGGTGCATTCCACCTGCAAGTAGTTCTGATCATCATGTACTTCCTTCCAGACCCAGTGGAGTTTTAGTGACCGAGAATGATGGTGGACCAGGCTGTTCAATGGAGGGTCGCCGTGTCCCCTGTAAAAGAAAAGCTCTTGAAGCAAATGCTGGACAGTCTTCTGTTTCTGGAAGTTCTAGCTACTTTCACCCTTCTGAAAATAGTGCATGGTCTGCTGTGCCTGCTCGCTTTAATTTGAGCAGCAGTTTAGGTGTATCTGCTACACCCGAACAGGTGAACCCAAGATTCGGGCTAGGCACAATGGAAGTAGCTTCTGATTTCATTCCTGATCTAAGTTCGGCAGGAAGCTTCCATAGAAATACCCGTTTAAGGATAAATCCTTCAAATCAACAAGAGTCTATTGCCCCTACTTTAATCTCTACAGACAATGCTGTTAGGCATTCTAGTATTTCATCTTCCCTGCTGTCACCAAGACTTCTTCCAGTTGGTTATTCTTTGGACTTGCGGTCAACACATGCTTCTGATCGTATGACTCCTCAAAGTCAACCGGTTTTGGTCCATGTTCCTACATTGCCACGAAACGTGCAAGGTTACAGGTGGAATGGAGGACCTAGCTTGGGAGCTGGCAATATCACAAGCTCTATGGTTTCTGGAGATAGAGATTATGTGCCACATGAAGAAATGGGCTCAAGAAGCATGACAAGAAACCTTTCGGAACATCCTGTGTTTATGCCTGCTATCGAACTGAGAAACTTGGTTCGAAACCCAGCAAATAGGGGTTCAACTAGTGGAAATGTGAGTATTCCTGGAAATGTTGCCTCTACATCTCGACCTGTTCCCAGTTCAGGTGTCCATCCATCATATGCTCCTACTTTAGCTCCTCAACATAGTCCCCCACAATTCCAACGAAGATTTTCTGAATATGTTCGCCGGTCATTGATGTCTTCTGCTGGCTCTGAATCTGGAGGCCAGAGGAGTAATTATTCCCCACTGGGTTCGGGTCCTGTTCCGTCACAAGAAATTGGTTTTTCATCTGGACCTGGTAACCCAGGCCATGCTCAGTCACACCCAAGGTCAGCATTGTGGGTAGAGAGACAAGGTGATGGTGGTCTTGGAATCCCCTATTTATTGCGAACATCTGCTGCAGCCAGTGAAGGAAGTAGCAGACTTGTATCTGAG CAGATTCGCAATGTCTTGGGTCTCATGCGTAGGGGCGAGAGCTTGCGACTTGAG GATGTTATGATCCTTGATCAGTCTGTGTTTTTGGGGGTGGCTGATATTCATGATCGGTATAGGGATATGCGACTAGATGTTGACAACATGTCTTATGAG gAGTTATTGGCTCTGGAAGAGCGCATTGGTAATGTTAGCACGGGATTGAGTGAAGAAACAATTTTAAATCGATTGAGACAACGGAAATGTTCAATTGCAGTGGGGTCTCAGCTTGATGCAGAACCATGCTGTATCTGTCAG GAGGAATACAATGAGGGAGATGATCTTGGAACTCTGGAATGCGGCCATAATTTTCATGCTGACTGTATAAAACAATGGCTGATGCAGAAGAATTTGTGCCCCGTTTGTAAAACAACAGCCCTGACGAAATGA
- the LOC109003375 gene encoding probable E3 ubiquitin-protein ligase RHG1A isoform X2: MSNEWSLGEPSSSNSQNEVRCDERKAEFGWSSSGSACPAAGPRLEEWNCEPSNTNGNPLFAQSSNSNVHTQNLNLNTDPIGHGGDNSQAMGCPNIHKSIRSENRCIPPASSSDHHVLPSRPSGVLVTENDGGPGCSMEGRRVPCKRKALEANAGQSSVSGSSSYFHPSENSAWSAVPARFNLSSSLGVSATPEQVNPRFGLGTMEVASDFIPDLSSAGSFHRNTRLRINPSNQQESIAPTLISTDNAVRHSSISSSLLSPRLLPVGYSLDLRSTHASDRMTPQSQPVLVHVPTLPRNVQGYRWNGGPSLGAGNITSSMVSGDRDYVPHEEMGSRSMTRNLSEHPVFMPAIELRNLVRNPANRGSTSGNVSIPGNVASTSRPVPSSGVHPSYAPTLAPQHSPPQFQRRFSEYVRRSLMSSAGSESGGQRSNYSPLGSGPVPSQEIGFSSGPGNPGHAQSHPRSALWVERQGDGGLGIPYLLRTSAAASEGSSRLVSEIRNVLGLMRRGESLRLEDVMILDQSVFLGVADIHDRYRDMRLDVDNMSYEELLALEERIGNVSTGLSEETILNRLRQRKCSIAVGSQLDAEPCCICQEEYNEGDDLGTLECGHNFHADCIKQWLMQKNLCPVCKTTALTK, from the exons ATGTCGAATGAATGGAGCTTGGGTGAGCCTAGTTCTAGCAATTCCCAGAATGAGGTCAGGTGTGATGAGCGGAAAGCAGAATTTGGATGGTCATCTTCAGGAAGTGCTTGTCCTGCAGCTGGTCCGAGGTTGGAAGAATGGAACTGTGAACCATCTAATACAAATGGAAACCCTCTGTTTGCACAAAGTTCCAATTCTAATGTGCATACTCAGAATCTCAACTTAAACACAGATCCAATTGGTCATGGTGGTGATAATAGTCAAGCCATGGGATGCCCTAACATACACAAGTCTATCAGATCTGAAAATCGGTGCATTCCACCTGCAAGTAGTTCTGATCATCATGTACTTCCTTCCAGACCCAGTGGAGTTTTAGTGACCGAGAATGATGGTGGACCAGGCTGTTCAATGGAGGGTCGCCGTGTCCCCTGTAAAAGAAAAGCTCTTGAAGCAAATGCTGGACAGTCTTCTGTTTCTGGAAGTTCTAGCTACTTTCACCCTTCTGAAAATAGTGCATGGTCTGCTGTGCCTGCTCGCTTTAATTTGAGCAGCAGTTTAGGTGTATCTGCTACACCCGAACAGGTGAACCCAAGATTCGGGCTAGGCACAATGGAAGTAGCTTCTGATTTCATTCCTGATCTAAGTTCGGCAGGAAGCTTCCATAGAAATACCCGTTTAAGGATAAATCCTTCAAATCAACAAGAGTCTATTGCCCCTACTTTAATCTCTACAGACAATGCTGTTAGGCATTCTAGTATTTCATCTTCCCTGCTGTCACCAAGACTTCTTCCAGTTGGTTATTCTTTGGACTTGCGGTCAACACATGCTTCTGATCGTATGACTCCTCAAAGTCAACCGGTTTTGGTCCATGTTCCTACATTGCCACGAAACGTGCAAGGTTACAGGTGGAATGGAGGACCTAGCTTGGGAGCTGGCAATATCACAAGCTCTATGGTTTCTGGAGATAGAGATTATGTGCCACATGAAGAAATGGGCTCAAGAAGCATGACAAGAAACCTTTCGGAACATCCTGTGTTTATGCCTGCTATCGAACTGAGAAACTTGGTTCGAAACCCAGCAAATAGGGGTTCAACTAGTGGAAATGTGAGTATTCCTGGAAATGTTGCCTCTACATCTCGACCTGTTCCCAGTTCAGGTGTCCATCCATCATATGCTCCTACTTTAGCTCCTCAACATAGTCCCCCACAATTCCAACGAAGATTTTCTGAATATGTTCGCCGGTCATTGATGTCTTCTGCTGGCTCTGAATCTGGAGGCCAGAGGAGTAATTATTCCCCACTGGGTTCGGGTCCTGTTCCGTCACAAGAAATTGGTTTTTCATCTGGACCTGGTAACCCAGGCCATGCTCAGTCACACCCAAGGTCAGCATTGTGGGTAGAGAGACAAGGTGATGGTGGTCTTGGAATCCCCTATTTATTGCGAACATCTGCTGCAGCCAGTGAAGGAAGTAGCAGACTTGTATCTGAG ATTCGCAATGTCTTGGGTCTCATGCGTAGGGGCGAGAGCTTGCGACTTGAG GATGTTATGATCCTTGATCAGTCTGTGTTTTTGGGGGTGGCTGATATTCATGATCGGTATAGGGATATGCGACTAGATGTTGACAACATGTCTTATGAG gAGTTATTGGCTCTGGAAGAGCGCATTGGTAATGTTAGCACGGGATTGAGTGAAGAAACAATTTTAAATCGATTGAGACAACGGAAATGTTCAATTGCAGTGGGGTCTCAGCTTGATGCAGAACCATGCTGTATCTGTCAG GAGGAATACAATGAGGGAGATGATCTTGGAACTCTGGAATGCGGCCATAATTTTCATGCTGACTGTATAAAACAATGGCTGATGCAGAAGAATTTGTGCCCCGTTTGTAAAACAACAGCCCTGACGAAATGA